A stretch of DNA from uncultured Fibrobacter sp.:
GCGCTTTATGCGGACTCGCGCTTACGGGTATTCCGAATTCGCGCTCTTGTGGCAAGATGGTTACGACTTGAGCATTGAAGCTTTCTATCAGCCGGGGCTTTACCGCGCCTTCAGCCGCCCTGACCGTGGCTGGAAACGTGAGCATGATTACGGCGTCGCCTTTACGCAGTACCGCGGCAACTGGAGCGTGAACCTGTACTACGCCCTCCGCAACGGCGAGAATTACCTCGACGGCATCATCGGCTTCGGCCTAAAGACCTTGTTCTAAAAAAGGTTGACGATCAAGTTCTTAAAGATTGTCTCACTGATTCGATTTTACTAACGTAAAATCAGATTTGGTACAGGAACGAAGGGACTGTACAATTCGTGTGACACCAATAGAGTTTATTGCCCGAATTAAACGGGAGTTTTACTCTTCTCGCCGGCGATTTCTCGTACAAGTTTCGGCACCAGGTAGCCGGGCAACTTGGTGCGGATTTCTGCAATCAGCTTGCGGGCTTCGTCATCGCTCACTTCAAAGTGGGCAACTCCGTTCGCATGGTCTAGCTGGTGCAAGTAGTAGGGGAGTACGCCCTGTTCAAAAAGCTTGCGGCACAAGGCGTTGAGCTTGGCGGCGTCATCGCTGATTCCCCGCAGCAACACGCTCTGGTTCAAGAGCGTCCAGCCGCTAAAGCGCAACTGTGCAAAAACGGTCGCCGATTCTTCGTCGAGTTCGTCGGCGTGGTCCACATGCGACACCAGCACGCAGCTAAACCTTGCCGGAAGTTCGCGCAACAATTCAAAATGCTGCATCACCAAGTCCGGGCGCATCACGGGGAGGCGCGTATGGATTCTGAGTGTGGTGACCGAGGGGTGCATCGCAATCGCTTCAATCAGTTCGCGGAAGGCGCCGGGACCGAGAGTCAGCGGGTCGCCGCCCGAAAGAATCACTTCCCAAACGTCGGTGTGGGTGTCGAGCCAGTGGCTCACCTGGCGTGCAACATCGGGTGTGTTCTGGAAAGGGTAGTTCTTGCGAAAACAGAAACGGCAACGGGCACCGCAGGTGGCGGTCGAGACAATCAAGGCGCGCTGGTCGTATTTCTGGATGACGCAGTCGGATTTTCCGGCCGGTAAATCGCCCACGGGGTCGTCTACAAATCCATCGACCTTCTTGAGTTCGTCTTTGGTCGGCAAAATTTCGCGCAACAGGGCGGCGGGGTCGCTCGCCTTCTTGATTAGGTCGGCATAATGCCTAGAACAAAGGAACGGAAACTTCGGATTCAGGTCAAGATCGGCAAGTGCGGTGGTTTTGGCGATGATTGTCGCCAAATCGGATCCCAAATAGTCCAAAAAGTCAGGGATTTGCGTGAAAACTTTTGAGGAGTCGTCCATTATATTGCTAAATTTAGAATCAAAATCAACAAGAGGATAATATGGGTACTGTAAGCACCAACGAATTCCGCAAGAAACTTAAAATCATGGTTGATGGTCAGCCGTACGAAATCATTGAAAACCAGTTCGTGAAGCCGGGTAAGGGTCAGGCCTTTAACCGCGTTCGCATCAAGAACTTGGTGACTGGCCGCACCCTCGAACGCACCTGGAAGAGTGGCGATACGGTTGAAGAAGCCGACGTGACCTTCACCGAAATGACTTACCTCTACAACGACGGTTCTACCTGGTACTTCCTGAACAACGAAACTCAGGAAACCGAAGAAATCGCTAAGGAAGCCCTCAATGGCTGCGAAGTTTGGCTCCTCGATGGCGCTACTGTCGAAGTCACTTGGTGGAAGGACCCGAAGACTCAGGCAACGCTTCCGATCGAAGTGATTCCGCCTACCTTCGTTGACCTCATGATCATCGACGCTCCTCCGGCAGTCCAGGGCAACACCAGCGGTAACGTGATGCGTGAATGCACCGTCGAAACCGGCGCCAAGGTGATGATTCCGCTCTTCATCGAAAACAATACCAAGATCCGCGTGGATACCCGCGACGGTTCTTACCTCGAAAGAGCTAAGTAATCGTTTTTAAAAACGACTTTAAAAGCCTCGTCCAAGCGACGGGGCTTTTTTGTATGAGTGTCACACTGATTCGATTTTACTAACGTAAAATCAGATTTGATTTTTTTTCCCGACAAATGCGTAAGCTGAGTGTCGCGACAATACTTGTATTGTCATGACCGAAGCGAGCATTTGGTACAGGAACGAAGTGACTGTACAATTCGTGTGACGATAAACAGAATTTACTTCGTGGGATTAACTTTCTTTGTGTGCATTGACAATCTGTCTATAAAATAAGGGCGCCGGGGGCGCCTTTTGTGCTTTTTTCAGGATAATTTTAAGATGGATGTTTGAAAAAGAAGGGTTGTCATGAGATTTTTAAACAAATTCTCTGGTTTCGTGCCTGCAGTATGCGTTGCTGCTGGCTTGATGTCGTTCGGCGCAATGCAGGCGAATGCCGCTCCGGATCCGAATTTCCACATTTACATTGCGTACGGACAGTCCAATATGGGTGGCACGGCAGATGCGCAAAGTGCCGACAAGGCCGAAAATCCGCGTTTCAAGATTTTTGCGACGCAAAAGTGCTCGGGTAAGGGCCGCAACACGCTGGGCGAAGTTTACCCGGCGGTGCCATCGCTCTTTAACTGCGGTAACACGATTTCTATCGCTGACTGGTTCGGGCGCACGATGGTTGATAGTATGCCCGACGTAACGGTCGGAATTATCCCGGTTGCGGTGGGCGGAGCTAGCATCAAGCTCTTTGACCAAGACCAGTATGCCAGTTACCTTTCAAGTGCCGAAAGCTGGTTGCAGAATTATGCGAAGGAATACGCCAGCGATGGCAATGTGACGAAGACGATTATCGATATCGCGAAGAAGGCTCAGCAGGTGGGCGTCATCAAAGGGTTCATCTTCCATCAGGGTGAAACCGACGGCGGTTATCCGGATTGGCCGAAAATCGTGAAGAAAACCCGCGACGATATCCTCAAGGCGCTCGACATGAGTTCCGACACGGTGCCGTTCGTGGCGGGCGAGCTCCTGCGTTCAGGCTGCTGCTATTCCGACCGCGTGTCGAAACTCCCGAATTCCATGGATAACACTTACTATGCCTCTTCCGAAGGTCTCGGCGGTAATGGCGTGGACCGCTACCACTTCAATCACGATGCCTACGTAGAATTCGGCAAGCGTTATGCGGCGCAGATGCTCAAGGCCGTGAACCGCGCTCCGGTGGTACCTGAACCGCAGAAGCCGTTCAAGGGCAAATCGTTTGAAATTCCCGGCAAGATCGAGGCCGAAGACTTCGACATTCCGGGTGTCGGCTCGGGCAACGACTCCTACAAGGAAAACGATTCCGAAGACCATGGCGGTACCAATTACCGCGAAGGTACAGGCGTCGACATTTACAAGAAGGCGACGGGCTACATCGTGGGCTACAACCAGGAAGGCGAATGGCTCGAATACAGCGTGAACGTGAAGGAAGCGGGCGAATATTCCTTCTACGCGTCGGTCGCATCCGCAAACGAGACCTCGGGCTTCCAGATGTCGCTTGACGGCAAGAACATCACCGACGTGATCTCTGTCCCGAAAAACGAAGGCGAGGACAACTACGACGACTACAACAAGGTGCGGGCGACGGTGAACCTCCCTGCGGGCGAACACATATTGCGCT
This window harbors:
- a CDS encoding KamA family radical SAM protein; the protein is MDDSSKVFTQIPDFLDYLGSDLATIIAKTTALADLDLNPKFPFLCSRHYADLIKKASDPAALLREILPTKDELKKVDGFVDDPVGDLPAGKSDCVIQKYDQRALIVSTATCGARCRFCFRKNYPFQNTPDVARQVSHWLDTHTDVWEVILSGGDPLTLGPGAFRELIEAIAMHPSVTTLRIHTRLPVMRPDLVMQHFELLRELPARFSCVLVSHVDHADELDEESATVFAQLRFSGWTLLNQSVLLRGISDDAAKLNALCRKLFEQGVLPYYLHQLDHANGVAHFEVSDDEARKLIAEIRTKLPGYLVPKLVREIAGEKSKTPV
- the efp gene encoding elongation factor P, producing the protein MGTVSTNEFRKKLKIMVDGQPYEIIENQFVKPGKGQAFNRVRIKNLVTGRTLERTWKSGDTVEEADVTFTEMTYLYNDGSTWYFLNNETQETEEIAKEALNGCEVWLLDGATVEVTWWKDPKTQATLPIEVIPPTFVDLMIIDAPPAVQGNTSGNVMRECTVETGAKVMIPLFIENNTKIRVDTRDGSYLERAK
- a CDS encoding sialate O-acetylesterase, producing the protein MRFLNKFSGFVPAVCVAAGLMSFGAMQANAAPDPNFHIYIAYGQSNMGGTADAQSADKAENPRFKIFATQKCSGKGRNTLGEVYPAVPSLFNCGNTISIADWFGRTMVDSMPDVTVGIIPVAVGGASIKLFDQDQYASYLSSAESWLQNYAKEYASDGNVTKTIIDIAKKAQQVGVIKGFIFHQGETDGGYPDWPKIVKKTRDDILKALDMSSDTVPFVAGELLRSGCCYSDRVSKLPNSMDNTYYASSEGLGGNGVDRYHFNHDAYVEFGKRYAAQMLKAVNRAPVVPEPQKPFKGKSFEIPGKIEAEDFDIPGVGSGNDSYKENDSEDHGGTNYREGTGVDIYKKATGYIVGYNQEGEWLEYSVNVKEAGEYSFYASVASANETSGFQMSLDGKNITDVISVPKNEGEDNYDDYNKVRATVNLPAGEHILRFTVTGSWMDVDYFLFGEDEVVCVDECIAFVKPALSHAAGAENYRIFDMNGNYLGKVRASGLQELRASAKTLVKTGGSYYVKSKNGSTTLRVTKK